In Lolium rigidum isolate FL_2022 chromosome 3, APGP_CSIRO_Lrig_0.1, whole genome shotgun sequence, the genomic window CGGTATTTAGGATTTGTGCGGTACACCCGTACAAGTGTACATATAGAAGCGTCCAGGAGATTGGGCCGAATCTGTTTCCTATCTGGCCTAAAATTACTGCTCTTGTCCATTTGGTCGAACTCAGCCTTAGGCCCAATAGGCCCGCTTGCTTAACCCTAACCCGCGCCCCTTTCTCCCTCACTCTCTCGTCTTTCTCCCGCACACGtcaaaaagaaggaaaaaaaagaagCTATCTcccccctctcctctctccccgAAATCGCCGCCTCTGCGCAGGCCAACTGCGGTCGCCGCCGGCACGTCCCCACGCCGCAGCTCACCACCTCGGCTCCGTTTCGCTCTCTCCTTCCAGTTCCCCGCAGCCTTGCCTTCCCGTCGCCGCACGAGCTCCCGCGGCTAGCCCTAGCTGCTTCGGGACAGAGATAAAGAGACAGACAAAGAGAGCAgaaaccggcggcggcggtggcggcggctacgATGAGAATCGAGGAGTTGCAGTCGACGTCGAAGAAGCAGCGCATCGCGACCCACACCCACATCAAGGGCCTCGGCCTCGACGTACCTACTCCATCTCGCCTGCTCCTCCAGATGTGGAGGTTTTCCTAGGGTTTTACCCCACCAGTGTTTCCAGAGTTTTTGTTCTCAGGGCTTTGTGTGGTTCTCTTCGCAGGCCAATGGGACGGCGATAGGGATGTCGGCGGGGTTCGTggggcaggcggcggcgcgggaggcgtCTGGGCTGGTGGTCGACATGATCCGCCAGAAGAAGATGGCCGGACGCGCGCTGCTCCTGGCCGGCCCGCCTGCCACTGGCAAGACGGCGCTCGCTCTTGGCATCTCCCAGGAGCTCGGCAGCAAGGTCCGTGCCTCTAATTCCTCCTTTTCCTCACACAAATTACCAATAGTGTTTTATGTCATGTGTGGTACTGTCAGATTTGGACTAGCTAGTGCAAATTTGGGTTAGGTCACTGACTTACTTGAGGACATTGCTTGATCATTTTAGACTCTTTGAAGAAAAGTCCAGTTTTCTGCTTGTAAACAGCCTGTCTGATAAACAGGCCGCTCTGCATTTGCAAGGTCTTGTCTAGCTGAAGTAAGACAAGCAACCAATTTAGTTTACAGAGAACTTTGACCAATGAAGTACTCATACCACTTTTTTGTTGTTGTAGCTGAGATGCGGATAGAGTGTTGAATTTATTTTTTCGtttttattttattaaaattgGTGTTATAAATTATCATTTTAGCTAGTAATATGTTGCTGTGTGTTCTTATGTCATTAAGAATTTCTTTTGAGTTATATATCCTGCGATGTTTCAGTATGCTAATTCTTTCCAGCCGATGTGAAATCTGTTTTTGCATAGAAAATATTTATGCTAAGATGCTGCAGTAAATTTGTTGGATTACCAGCATTTGCTAGTAATATATCAGACACTCTTTGATGCAGTTCATGGAAACTTGGATGCTGTGATTTACTGATTTGTACAGCTTATTTTGCATTATGCTTGATGATGTATATGAAATCAATCATGTCCGTAGTGAACCAGTGATTCAGTGCCCTACTTCTACTTCTATTTTGGTAAAAGCTCCAATGTTCTCTCGCTATTCTACAATGCAGGTCCCTTTCTGTCCTATGGTAGGATCCGAGGTGTACTCCTCAGAGGTCAAGAAAACTGAGGTGCTGATGGAAAATTTCCGTAGAGCTATAGGCTTGCGTATAAAGGAAAACAAGGAAGTTTATGAAGGAGAGGTAAGTGTGGCATATATGCTCCTTTTGGAATTTGAACAAAGATACTGTTCTTGAACTAGTGTTTTACTTGATACTAACACCTTCCttatcatcatttcctaatagaaCTAAAATATTCTAGTGCTTGTTGCTAAATTATTTTTCTTGCCTTTCAGGTTACCGAGCTTTCCCCAGAAGAAGCTGAGAGTTCAACTGGTGGGTATGGAAAAAGTATTAGCCATGTAGTAATTGGCCTGAAGACTGTAAAAGGGACTAAGCAACTGAAGTTAGATCCTACAATTTATGATGCTTTAATCAAGGAAAAGGTTACTGTCTTCTCCCTTTCCTTCCTTGCTCTGTGCCACTGGAGCTAGACTGTTTGCTTCCATTTGCATTCTTGCTTTGAATAACAGTGAGCGGATTGTTCGTTTAGTGTGATTAGAATGTTGTCTTTGTGCAATATTTAACCTGTGCCAACTTATGTTCAATACTCAGTCATGTATAACCATATTTGTGTTGTTCAGTGTCAGATCTTTTTATTGTGTCATAACAAACCGTCGTGAAACTTATCTCAAATGGAGATATGATGCTTTTTATTTACTTTAATGGCTTACTTTTTCTCATTTCTGCTACTACTGTCTTCTGCGCGTGCTGCTTGAGGTTTCATCATTGCATATGGGATGCAGGTGGCAGTGGGTGATGTTATATACATTGAAGCCAATAGTGGTGCAGTGAAAAGAGTCGGTAGATGTGATTCTTTTGCTACAGAATACGATCTTGAAGCAGAGGAGTATGTCCCAATTCCTAAAGGGGAAGTCcacaagaaaaaagaaattgtgcAGGTACAAATTTGATGCTAGTTCAGCCTTATGTTTTTTGCACATACACTTGTCCAGCCAGTTCTTCATTCTACTATCCATATATTATCGGCGTGATAAATGAAGTTGAGATACACATTATATTTACGCATGATGCAAATTTAGGCTATCTAATCTGAATTATTAAAGGTGGAAGCATGGGACATTTGTTAATATGAAGTATCTTATTATAGTGTCGCATCTGAAGCATGCTTAAATATGTAGTTTGCCTGCCAAGTAGCTGTAAGTTGCTGGCTCTGGTAAATGCCAGAAAATAGAAATGTAAAAGGTATATCCCAGTGGTAAAGATTGCATTAAAGACTTACTCTACATTTTTAGTTGCGCCTTCCTGGATAAGTAGACATAAAGTTTCCAACCCAGGAAAACCAATTAAGTTAGAATCGTTCTTCCTGGATAAGATCTGTGAAAAATAAGTTTGAATTGTCTTACGTACTTATCTGACAAACTCACAAAAGACAGTTGGGTTCAACTTGGATTGTTAAATTttttctagtactccctccgaaccAAATTAATTGACTGGGCCAATTAatctggaccagagggagtagcaTAGAGAGAGAATCTGTTCTTTTGACTTCACACAGAATCATTCTTCTTGTTTTCAAGTTAATTATAATTGGTCTGAAGAGAGGAAATAATTTTCTGCATAGGATGTTACACTTCATGATCTTGACGCTGCAAATGCCCAACCACAAGGAGGACAAGATATTTTGTCCCTTATGGGCCAGATGATGAAGCCACGCAAGACTGAAATCACTGAGAAGCTACGCCAAGAGATTAATAAGGTTTCAAAATTCTTATCATGCAACATTTACTTCTTTTAGATTTGATCAAATATTGGTAGGCCTACTAACATTGTCTTTTTTCTATTGTACGTTGGTAGGTCGTTAACAGATATATTGATGAAGGTATTGCAGAGCTTGTACCCGGTGTGCTTTTCATTGACGAGGTATTATCTTATAGTCTCATGATTGAAAATCTACTCTTCACCTTATGCTTTTTTGGATTTCTGAAAATATGAACGAAGCTTAGGCTTgttaatttttttagtttttccTATTGCCAAACAGATAAGTTACCACTTTGTGGACCAGCAATTAGTCTGATGAACTAATTGACTTTGATGCTACTAATTGGTTGAGATCTGATTCCATTAACAACAAGAACTTTATTTACAGGTCCACATGCTGGATATTGAATGCTTCTCTTATCTGAATCGCGCTTTGGAGAGCTCATTATCGCCAATCGTAATACTCGCTACGAACAGAGGAATATGTACTGTAAGGTAAGAAATCTAATGTGCCAGTTGAATCGCTCCATGCTTAACTGCATACTGTCTCTTATCTACTATTTTGCGATCATACATCTTTGATTTTACAACTCTTACTTTGCTTGTATTCAGAGGAACTGATATGACAAGTCCACATGGTATCCCAGTTGACCTTCTAGATAGGTTGGTTATTGTACGGACAGAGACATATGGTCCTATTGAGATGATCCAGGTTCCTATTCCGTGTCTTATTATGTGTTAGGATTTTCTGTCTAGAAATAGATTTGATGTTTGTTCATTATATGTTTGCAGATATTGGCTATTAGAGCACAAGTGGAGGAGATTGACATTGATGAAGATAGTCTTGCATTTTTGGGAGAGGTTGGGCAGCAGACATCTTTGAGGTATGATTCTTGGCCAGAGTATGTCCACATTTGCTTCTCATGCGAAGATTTCAAATGTGAAATTGTAAAATTTAGCTGTAATGTGGGTTGACAGCATTTTGTTGAGCATGCGAAGTTAGGAGAGTTTCATGCTGTTATTGCTGTCTTCTATCCCACCCTTAGTTTCCTACAGTGTAAATTTTAAGATGTCTGTATGTCTAGTTTAAGAATTAATATCACGGTTTGCCATCGTGGGCCACTTTGTTATTGGTAGTATTCGTTGTAATAGATCTTGAATCTCTTTGCAGACATGCTATTCAGTTGATATCACCTGCTAGCGTAGTTGCAAAGGCTAATGGGAGAGAGAAGATCTCCAAGGTATGTGTTTAATTTCCATAAGATGTTATATTCCTAGCTTGTTCTTGTTCATACAAGCTTATATTCTGAACTCATGACCTCTGTCAGGCTGATCTTGAAGAAGTTGGTGCTCTGTATTTGGACGCGAAGTCCTCTGCCCGTTTGCTTCAGGAGCAGCAAGAAAGGTACATCACATAGAAGACTCCTGCACAGCAATGTCCAAGAATTCTCAGCTGTCGGCTCAGGTCAGGGGACCGTCTTACCATGCGTGGACTTCTTCAGGAGCGCATAATTTTCCTAGCAGCTGGACTCGGGCCTGGACTTCCATTAGTTCCAGAGAACAATTCGATTCCAGTCTATTGCTTCTCACATTACTGTTTGCTAATTAGACTATGTTAGAAATTATTGTGTATCTTTTACCCATGCTAATTAATGGCCAGATCAGATTTACTCTTTGATGATCTGTCACCTTAGATGTATTAGTTCCTGATTCCTTTGTGAAAGAACTAGAGACCGTCTGCAGGGGCatattcttcattgtcgtccgtgATTTAGGTGCCACATTTTGGGATGTTGAAATAACTTACCAATCGAGCGTTCAAATTACAAACCGTTTGTTATCATATTTCTCGCTGTCAATGTCCTTGACTAGATTCATTTAATTCGGCCAGTGCATGCACAGGGCTTCCACATTTAGCCAATGTACGAGTTTACTACCATAAGTTTTCCTCCAATCAGCTGTCACTAGGTCTTGCTACTTCATCCTAACGAGCCTTTTAAACAGAATAGGAAAGGTGATACAATCTTCACTAGTTGCTGACTACTTTACCCCTCTCCTCTCTCGTCTCGCTGCAGTACCTTGAGAGTCTCCTCCTGGAGACCGGGCTGATCCGATGGCCTCTCCCCCTGGAATAACCAGCCTGAGTTGGTTCAGGAGAGGCGCCGGAGTAGTTAGGTGTTTTTTTATCCGTAGTTGGAGTAGTTAGGTGTTTTTTATCCGTAGTTTGGAGCGGCTCTCTAGATCTCAGATCTGGAGGTTAGGGTTTCTCTTAAGCGCCTTTGTGCTTCTCTGGTCGAAGTGGAAGATGGAGGAGAGCAACATTGCTCCCCCAAATAAGACTGTGTTCTACTGGTTCGTCTTGTGCTAGATCTGCGGTGCTGATGGGCATCCTTTGGCCTGCCGTGGTGGCGCGAAGAGGAGGCAGGCTATCCTGCTGTGTTCTGGCACATGCACTTGGTGGGTTGACCGTCTGATGTTGCGGAGATCCAAGTTGATTCTTCCTATGGCCGGCCGTGAAGCCGAGGGGAGGAAGATGAGGAGCTTGTATCTCTGCAGATCGGGACGGCGCCGGCCTCTGTCTAAGAGGTGTTTCAACGACGAGCTCAACCACGCAGATGGTAGCTTTGCCTCTGCGGTCTTCTGCCGGCATGGCGGCGATTCTCCAACCTTCAATGTGGAGGCTCTTCTTCAAATCCGTTGCTAGAGCTCGATGCTTCCTCGTCAtctagtggtgcgtccccggtggCTTGGAGGTGACCAGCGACTGCGGTTCTTAGTTGGAAGGGGGTTTTCGAGCAGCTTGCCCTGGTTCCTCTGTGGTGACGCCTGGAGGACGCCCGACGACCGATGGTGGAGGTACCTAGGGACTGgattgtttttccttcttttgTTCTAGGGTGTTGCTTCCATTTTGGAAAGCCTTTTTTTTTCAAATAGTTGGTTCTTTAGGGTGAGTGATGTAAGGGCGTTTCTACAAATTCTACCTACCATCTGTGCTAGTTCTCTTGACCCTgctccttgttcaaaaaaaaaaaggaagatgCGTCTTACCAGACCAGCCCATGTAGCACTGCCCCCAGCCGAAAGCGGCTAGGCCATATTTGGGTCTTCCTTCTTACCCGCCAAAGAATGGAAACAGAAGCAGGCTGCAGGCAACTCCGCCCGCCAAACAAATCGAAGCGTCTGCATCCCCAACAGACGGCTGAGCCGCTGAGGACTTGCTTGGCATTTCGTCTGATCCTCAATCACCGGTCGAGACAAAGTTACAAAACTGGGCCGTGCGGTACGCGTGCAGATTAAACAAAAGTGTGTGGATTCGCTTCAGAATCCGCCATGATGTAGTAGCACAAAGCCTTCATGTTGCTGGTCCTGTGATAAAAGCTTTCAGTGAACTTCTCCATCACTAGGGAGGGAGTGAAGCTTATCTCTGTCAGAATTTTGCTGCTCGCTCCTGGAATATGCCCGTTCACAAAGAAAATCCCAATGGTCGCCGGCAGATGCCTGGATGGAGACCGTCGGGTTCATTTTCTGTTAGTGAAGAGAATTAACCCCTTTATGTTATGTCAGTGAAGAGAATTAGCCTCCTTTCGATTTGGTAATGGAGAATGAGCTTCTTGCTTGCAGTTTATCCCTAACCTCCTGTGCCGACTACACTCTCTTCTTATTCCACACGCAGCGATGATCCTGATCCATGTAAGGTGCTGCCTTACATGGAAACCCATATAACCATATATACTCACCTAACTGTGCTCCAACAGTCAGTCCAACTTGCCACGCACGCCCCCAGGTCGGTTTCACTTTCTTACTCGCGCTCCTTAACCACAAAACCCGGACGATCCTATCTTCCTACGGGGCAGCAAGCAAATCTACAGCGAATCATGATACGCTCCCCGGTTCCTGGCCACAAAACAAAGTTCTAACAAGTGTTAATCCAAGTGGAACACATGATACGGTTTCTCCCTAATTCTTTCAGGATGCCAAAGAAACATGTGGGAAGTCGAGATCGACACCGCGTCTTCTTCGCATGGGTCGAGATCATCACCAGCGAACGAACGAATTCCATGACAGCAAAGAACAAGTCGAAACTATCACCAATCCACATGGTTTCGGACGAAAGCAGCCCACATATGCATGGCGAGGGCCAAGGTAGCCATGTAGGCGAGCACCTTTTCCTCTCCCTCTCAGTCGCCTTTGGCCGAGCGCGATGCGGAGAATCCTTCCCCGCTACTAGCTGTCGCTATTCGCGAGTGTGTTGTCCATTTCACATGCATGTAAGTGGATGGAGGAACCATTACTTTTTCTTGTAGGCAGCCGAGCAAAGAAACTGGGTGATGCCGAGTGCTGGCCAGTATGTTTCCTCTGTTTAATGTGAGCCGTGCAACGACCTCAGTGTCTATAGTTTTATGTCGCGGGAAAGACGAAAGGTAAAAAAAAGAGAGCACCAGGAATGTTTTCTTCGTCAGGTTGAGATAAGATCGCATCTCCGGCCTGGGGGAATTAATATGAGCTGAGCGCGCGAGAACATCTGCTTGGAAAGACATTGACATCAGTAGAATTTGTTGCCGATGCTTCTTTTGGATAAAGAAACATAACCGCAAAGCAGATGATGGCGTATGTTTGGCGTATATGTTCTCAACATTTTCTCGAGTATGTTTCCCCTTCTAGATTAAGTATTCAGACCGATTAGCCAAAGCAGAGATGATGCTATGCGACTTCCAGATGGAGTATATCATAGTAGTATTATGCAGGCACAGACCTAATATATGTGTACATGCAGGTGCAAAAGATAGTTCGTCCTGGAATAATAAGACGCGAGCAGTATATATATTAGTGGTAAAACTAAAGTGAGCTTTGCCAAGGAGAGGGAAAGTATTAGGTTCTTCCTTTTTCCACGTCGTGATGCACCACAATTGTGCTAATTTCTCCCTAAACAATCTCCAGCTCTTGTCGTTGCTAGGCTATAGTGCCCTTTGCCTTTCCCCTGACTACATTATTCATCTTGCCAACATAGCCAATCGGAGCGGGTCCTTTGAGATTCTCCAGTACGTCATTTGCTAGTCTAATACAGTACTACTTTACAGTTGCGATTAGGTCAACATCCATCACTCTTAATTAAGTCCAGTTCGTTGCTTCTTTTCTTTCCATTAGCAAAATCATGTCCTAAGAGAGCAGATAAGAGCAAAGCCAGTACCTTATTTCTTACGCAATCATGTCCATTAGCCACGCGTGCGTCTCTTTCGCACTCACTTTGTTTATGCAGTTGACTTAGGGAGTTAAGAGTTTTTTTGCATGGCTTAAATATCTGTCTCATCCTCTTGTTTCTTTTTCACATATTATTTAGTATTTTCCCTAATTCCAAAATAAATGCCGTTGCTTTGTCAAGGTATggacatactacctccatcccaaggcttaaagcctatattttttcagaaagtcaaacgaagtaGACAGACAAATGcattcttctaaaagtttggtcaaactttacttcgtttgacaaacggaggtagtatgttgTAGGCCGTCCAAGACACTAGTACTACTAAACAGACAAACGCATCTGAGACCAAAGTTGAAACAACTCAATATAACACTTCCACTCAAACTCACACTGCCATACATGGAGAACAAACTTTGACCTCATAATGAGTGACTTTGTGTATGTAGGGAAGAGCTTTTGCATGGCTGAAATCATTCTTTCCTCACGCATTGTGTATGTAGTAGGCCGTCCATAGAGGCAATAGACACTACACCTAGCTAGACAGACAAATGCAGCTGAGACCAAAGCTgaaacagctcaagaacacctcCACTCAACACACACTGCTATACATGGAGAATAAACTTTGACCTCGTGATGAGTGGCATGTACTTTCGGGCAAAAACATATTTAAGCACCGAGCCGACGAATATGCATGGTCAGCCGATAGCTGCATGTCTTTGGACCGTCAGCTAGGTTGGTGTGACTGTGAGTGTGAGTGATCATGCGGGGCGGCAATTAACTATCACTAACCTATGACATCAGATAACTTAATCCGTCCACACTAGATTCTGTCCGAACATTGATAATGTCCATACACTCGTCGATTTCATTTCAGTTCCAACCGTTTTGTGGAGTATATAAATAACACCCAGCAGAATAGCACCCTATGCTCCGGAGGACAAGGTGTTTTGGCACCCAGGAGCTAAATGAGTTTTAaactcatttcaaaatgttaaaaattctGATAAAAGATGTTACCCGCacatcttgatgttctatgtgCTCATAAATTTGTTTCACAAAAAACGATATTTtttgtgtgtaaaaaagataaaatttggtgCTTAAAAAAGCTCTTCACGAGAcatttatttatatatttttgcaCTTGACGCAAAAATATATGTTTCCTGCGGAACTGAGTGCGTGCACATAGATTGTCGAGATGTACGCATGAAATTTATATTCGGATTTTTTAACATCTTAAAATATTTTTcaatggcaggagcatatgcaccaTGACCAAAATCTGGAGGAGAACTtttttaataataataataataatagaaaGAGCAAATTGCGTAAACTAGCAACTCTTGGGGCGAAAGTTGCACAAACTAGTGACCAATTTGTTTTTGCACAAACCAATGACTCTAGAAGTAATTTGCTGCAAAGACCTCTAATGACCAGTTAATAATATATCTGATAATTAAATAGTTATTAGAGCTCTTTGAAACAAATTACTCATAAATGCACTGGTTTCTGCAAACAAATTAGAGTCACTGATTTGTGCAACTTCTACCCCAAGAGTTGCTGATATGTGTAATTTCCTCTAATAGAAAAGAACACTAGGAGTTCTAGCTTACATGTCTTTATACCATGGGGAGGCCTCTGCACAAAGTCGTAGCAAACGCCATGTCGTACCTAAATTAAAGATTCCATACAGAAGAGGATTCAGGGGAACCGTTAGAATTGGCAGTTGCAGATGAGCGGTAGACTCCTTTGCCTCGTCGCACGGAAATGGAAAAGCATGAGCGGTGGAAGAAGATGGATATATAAAAAAGGAGACATGACCGTGTGCTCGTTTCTTTTTACCTGGTTCGTTAAAAGGCTCGCGCTGGCCAACAGAAACTAGACACATTGGCACAGGCCACTTCGATGTTCGATCCGTTCCATGTGCTGAGCATATTGGAGTCGTCCAACAAAACCTCTTTTCAGGACCCAGCAATCTGACCATACACATAGGCGGCACAGCACGAGGCTAGAAAAGCGCAGCCGAACATTGCGAGAACGGGAAGGGCATCGCATCGTGGCGCAGCGGCATTGCGACAGCGCGCTCACGCGATCATGGCTAGCTCTAGCTGTATTCGCATCGATTGCTACCGGTACGGGAGGACGGAGGAGGACGATCGACAACGTCGTTTCAACTCGGATGCGCATCGGTTCGCTACGTACGCGCGCCCACCAACATGCAGCAGATCTTCCGTATATATACGGTCCGTGATCTGCGTGTACGCGCTTACCGACATTGATTCCTCCGTCGTCGATCGAACTTTTCCCTCGCCTTTTCCTTCTTTCTATCGTGAGCGGTCGGTGCTGAGGCCTTCTTCCCCGGCGGTGTGATCGTCTCGACCGGGAATGATTTGGTTCGTGCGCGGCGCGCTGCGTCTTCCGCTTGTCTATGAAGGAGGAAATGTGATGTGAAAGCACAGGAGCAGGTATATATACGTTCGCCCGCTGCAAGCCGTCCGTTGATCAGTGTCGAGGAAACCATGTTCCGTAGGCAGATAGAGTTCGGAGGTGACCGGAGCAAGCTGCAAAAAGGTTATAATCTCAGGCAGTGTTTGGATGCACAGAATTGAGCTCTGAATTGGCTATTTGGAATTGGATACCCCAATTCCAGTGTTTGGTTGTGCTTGGTATTAGAGTGTAGAATTCAGAACCAATTCTGAGCTCCCTCCCCGCGCGACCAACTTACCCCTCCGTGAATACAGAGCTCCACACCTCTGTATTGGTTCTGAATTGGGCTTCTCGTCCCTCGCGCTCTCTCTTCCCCGTCCCCTGCCATCCTTCCCGTCCCCTGCCAGACGAGCACCGCCGCCGGCCAGACGAGCGCGTCGCCGCCAGCAGGTAGCTTCGGCCGCCATCCCTCCCCGCCTCCCTTTCGCAGTCCTTCTTCCCCGTCCCCTGCCATCCTTCCCGTCCCGGCCagacgagcgccgccgccggccagacgagcgccgccgccggcgatggaCATCCAGAAGAGCACGCAGCGGAGGCTGCGGCTGCGGACGCGGACGTTGCGCGGCGTGGCGTAGTTGAGGATGAGCGCGAGCTTCTCCGGCACGGGGCTGCGCCGGAGTAGGCTGTCGAGATCCTTGTCCTTGATGTCGGTGCGGCGGAGCCGAGCTCGAGGAGGTGCGGGAAGATGTGCGCGCCGCCGGGGAGGTGATCCGTGTCCGGGAACTCGTCCCGGAGGCCGAGGTAGAGGCGGCGGAGGGAGGCGACGCGGAGGATCTCGGCGGGGAGGGTGTTGTCGAGGGGCCACCTGGGGAAGAGCAGGAGGCGGCGCATCTCCCGGCTccccgcgcgcggccggccggggCCCTCGCATCTCCGGCCTCCCCTGCACCAGCTCGCCGGCCGGTGGTCTGCTCCCTTTGCCCCATTTGCACTTCGATTTTGCAGATTTTGTGGAGAAGAAGAAGTGTTGATTCAAGAAATTTTGCAATTCCACACAATGTGCATCCAAACAAGatttagaat contains:
- the LOC124700215 gene encoding ruvB-like protein 1; this encodes MRIEELQSTSKKQRIATHTHIKGLGLDANGTAIGMSAGFVGQAAAREASGLVVDMIRQKKMAGRALLLAGPPATGKTALALGISQELGSKVPFCPMVGSEVYSSEVKKTEVLMENFRRAIGLRIKENKEVYEGEVTELSPEEAESSTGGYGKSISHVVIGLKTVKGTKQLKLDPTIYDALIKEKVAVGDVIYIEANSGAVKRVGRCDSFATEYDLEAEEYVPIPKGEVHKKKEIVQDVTLHDLDAANAQPQGGQDILSLMGQMMKPRKTEITEKLRQEINKVVNRYIDEGIAELVPGVLFIDEVHMLDIECFSYLNRALESSLSPIVILATNRGICTVRGTDMTSPHGIPVDLLDRLVIVRTETYGPIEMIQILAIRAQVEEIDIDEDSLAFLGEVGQQTSLRHAIQLISPASVVAKANGREKISKADLEEVGALYLDAKSSARLLQEQQERYIT